The following coding sequences lie in one Streptomyces sp. NBC_00510 genomic window:
- a CDS encoding LysR family transcriptional regulator: MLDVRRMQVLRAVVTSGSVTAAAHHLGYTPSAVSQQIAVLERQAGVPLLERVGRGVQPTPAGLLLTEYAARIAREVAEAETALADLREGRTGSLSVRYFPTAGADLVAPAVARLRREHPGVRIDLGLVDPGDPLPEVEKGRADLAIVVRPRGQGREGLRLVHLRDDPYRAVLPKGHRLAAKRVLDLTDLAGEPWVGSESPDGSCLELILQACAAAGFSPAVVVQSEDYATAQGFVAAGLGVSLLPLAALAHHHPGVVVRKVRGPEPVRAVHAAVRETSLRQPALRGLLDALRDVARGTAGTA; this comes from the coding sequence ATGCTCGACGTGCGCCGCATGCAGGTCCTCCGGGCGGTGGTGACCAGCGGGTCGGTCACCGCGGCCGCCCACCACCTCGGTTACACACCCTCGGCCGTCAGCCAGCAGATCGCCGTCCTGGAGAGGCAGGCCGGGGTCCCGCTGCTCGAACGGGTGGGGCGCGGGGTGCAGCCGACGCCCGCCGGGCTGCTGCTCACCGAGTACGCCGCCCGCATCGCCAGGGAGGTGGCCGAGGCCGAGACGGCGCTGGCCGATCTGCGCGAGGGCCGCACCGGCAGTCTGTCGGTGCGTTACTTCCCGACGGCGGGTGCCGATCTGGTGGCCCCGGCCGTCGCGCGGCTGCGCCGCGAGCACCCGGGGGTGCGGATCGACCTCGGCCTGGTCGACCCCGGCGATCCGCTGCCGGAGGTGGAGAAGGGCCGCGCGGACCTGGCGATCGTGGTGCGGCCGCGCGGGCAGGGCCGTGAGGGCCTGCGCCTGGTGCACCTGCGGGACGACCCCTACCGCGCGGTCCTCCCCAAGGGCCACCGCCTCGCCGCGAAGCGGGTGCTCGACCTCACCGACCTCGCGGGTGAGCCGTGGGTGGGCAGCGAGTCCCCGGACGGCTCGTGCCTGGAGCTGATCCTCCAGGCGTGCGCCGCGGCCGGCTTCAGCCCCGCCGTCGTGGTGCAGAGCGAGGACTACGCCACCGCGCAGGGGTTCGTGGCCGCCGGGCTGGGGGTGAGCCTGCTGCCGCTGGCCGCCCTGGCGCACCACCACCCCGGGGTCGTCGTTCGGAAGGTGCGGGGCCCGGAGCCCGTCCGGGCGGTCCACGCCGCGGTCCGGGAGACGTCGCTGCGGCAACCGGCGCTGCGGGGGCTGCTCGACGCGCTGCGCGACGTCGCCCGGGGCACGGCGGGCACTGCCTGA
- a CDS encoding aminoglycoside phosphotransferase family protein produces the protein MPPRTLSGDQAGIDAALVRRLLHARFPHWADLPLTPTGSAGTSNVMYRLGSDMVVRLPRTAGAASDVDKEHEWLPRLAPRLPASVPAPLGKGAPGDGYPWPWSVYGWLEGENPSAGRLAEPGALARDLAAFVAALQRVDPAGAPPAYRGEPLAARDHATRSAIDALRAEVDAASAGAVWETALAAPGPQGPPVWVHADLQPGNLLVAGGRLCAVIDFGCAGLGDPAVDTIAAWYVLPAAARDTFRAALGTDDATWARGRGWALSIALMELRHYRDTHERMASIARHVLGELLADGGR, from the coding sequence ATGCCCCCACGCACCCTGAGCGGCGACCAGGCCGGGATCGACGCGGCGCTGGTACGCCGGTTGCTGCACGCGCGGTTCCCCCACTGGGCGGACCTCCCGCTCACCCCCACCGGGTCGGCTGGCACCTCCAACGTCATGTACCGCCTGGGCAGCGACATGGTCGTACGGCTGCCCAGGACCGCGGGTGCCGCGAGCGACGTCGACAAGGAGCACGAGTGGCTGCCGCGGCTCGCGCCGCGGCTCCCCGCGTCCGTCCCCGCGCCCCTCGGCAAGGGCGCTCCCGGCGACGGCTACCCCTGGCCCTGGTCGGTGTACGGCTGGCTGGAGGGCGAGAACCCGTCCGCGGGACGCCTCGCCGAACCCGGCGCGCTCGCCCGTGACCTGGCGGCGTTCGTCGCCGCCCTGCAGCGCGTCGACCCCGCCGGCGCACCGCCCGCGTACCGCGGCGAGCCCCTCGCGGCGCGCGACCACGCGACGCGGTCCGCGATCGACGCGCTGCGCGCGGAGGTCGACGCGGCGTCGGCCGGCGCGGTGTGGGAGACGGCGCTGGCGGCACCCGGACCGCAGGGGCCGCCGGTGTGGGTGCACGCGGATCTGCAGCCGGGCAACCTCCTGGTGGCGGGCGGACGGCTCTGCGCGGTCATCGACTTCGGGTGCGCGGGCCTCGGCGATCCCGCCGTCGACACGATCGCCGCGTGGTATGTGCTGCCCGCCGCGGCCCGTGACACCTTCCGCGCGGCACTGGGCACCGACGACGCGACCTGGGCGCGCGGTCGCGGCTGGGCGCTGTCGATCGCGCTGATGGAACTGCGGCACTACCGGGACACCCATGAGCGGATGGCGTCGATCGCGCGGCACGTCCTCGGCGAGCTGCTCGCCGACGGGGGGCGCTGA
- a CDS encoding metalloregulator ArsR/SmtB family transcription factor, translating into MQVPLYQAKAEFFRMLGHPVRIRVLELLQNGPVPVRDLLNEIEIEPSNLSQQLAVLRRSGIVVSIREGSTVSYALAGGDVAELLRAARRILTELLAGQTELLAELRQADAPPARAEEQVGHPAG; encoded by the coding sequence ATGCAGGTACCCCTGTACCAGGCCAAGGCCGAGTTCTTCCGCATGCTCGGGCACCCCGTGCGGATCAGGGTCCTCGAGCTGCTCCAGAACGGCCCGGTGCCGGTACGGGACCTGCTGAACGAGATCGAGATCGAGCCCTCCAACCTGTCCCAGCAGCTCGCGGTGCTGCGCCGGTCCGGCATCGTGGTGTCGATCCGCGAGGGCTCCACCGTCAGCTACGCCCTCGCCGGCGGGGACGTCGCCGAACTCCTGCGCGCGGCCCGCCGTATCCTCACCGAACTCCTCGCGGGGCAGACCGAACTGCTCGCCGAACTCCGGCAGGCCGACGCCCCGCCCGCGCGCGCGGAGGAGCAGGTCGGCCACCCCGCCGGCTGA